The sequence TTTTGTGTGGACAGGAAGTGGGATTTTAAGATTATGTTTGCCTCTGGTGGAATGCCTTCTTCACATTCTGCACTGTGCACTGCATTAACCACTTCTGTGGCCATTTGCCATGGGGTGGCGGATTCCTTATTTCCTGTTTGCTTAGGTTTCAGTTTGATTGTTATGTATGATGCCATAGGTGTTAGACGGCATGCTGGGATGCAAGCTGAGGTAAATTTCTTCTACTTTGGTTTGTCCTCCATGATCTGCTCCTTGATTGTTAATTGTTGTGTTATCATTGTTAATTGTTTGGGATGAGAAATATGTATCGAATTCTGAATGACTCTGATTGTTTTGTATGTTCTTCTTGATATATGGCACTTTACGTAAGCGGTTTTGGGATTTGTATTTAGAGCTCAACTGCGAGTTAAAAATACTCCTGCTATTGATAAGGCTTGTCATGGAAAGGTTTTGGAAGTCAGGACCATTAACTTGAGGGTTATACTAACCCTTACAAGATTTTCGAATTTGGCATCGGCTGAATAATGGACAAGTTACCTCTCCAGGTCTTACATCTTGTTTTAGTTGCTTGTCTTAAGAATATATGCCACCGTTGTGGTCCTGCTACAAACTTGTCTGTTGGATCATTTTTTTAATGTTCCGACCTAAATGGGTTGATAGACAGAAACCAGCACAGGTCTCAATTAGATCACATAGCATGCAAATGGGTCACATGTGAAACAAGAAATAAACAATGCAATCTAACTTGAATGTCTGGCACATCGTACTGAACTTAAGCTAAGCATAACATTGGCCCATAACTCGTTGGTAAAGACAAGCATTGAAGTCTCACTTATTCCCACCTACGTTTAGGCATAGGCACTTAAGCAAGGATTTGTCTGGTATTAATGTATATCATCTATAAGTGGTATTGGAGCACGGGAACTTCTAATATTGAATGAATCCACCTAACAAGCTTCATATTCTTAATGAATAGGTTTTTTCTGTATATCTGCGGGGTGAAGGAAGAATTTGTATATATAGTTATATTCTTCGAATTGAATTCAACCTGAACGGGCGCCACCCCTTCCCACTTGTTTATTCCTGTATTTCACCTCGACTTACTTTTGCAAATGAATGGTTTCTTGATGTATAGAGGAGCTGCAAATCAAAAATTACAGTGCAGTGGGCTGTCTTGAAATATCCGCATTTCTTGATACTGTTCTTTATTTTTAAGTACACCAAACTGTACTCAGAATTTTTGTAATCTCTGTAGGTCCTCAATCTGATAGTTGAAGATCTATTCCAAGGGCATCCAATAAGCCAGAGAAAGCTCAAGGAACTACTCGGTCACACTCCGTCGCAGGTCTTTGCTGGAGCTCTGCTCGGTATCATCGTTGCTTGGATATGCTCTCCAGGTTGCTTTATCGCAATCTGATCATGTGTTTTCAATTATATTTTGCAGTCAAAAGGCCGTAAATGCTCGTGTTTTGCTCAGGGTTCAAAGAAAACATTATGGCTCCTGAACATTAACCTTGAAATTTAACTGTCTCTAAATTTTTACCTCGATGCTACATATTTTCTGGTCATtctatttattaaatataagtGCCTTGAAACTATTCTTCTGTCTTTGGTGTATTCATCTGTTCACTGTTCCATTTTCCAAGAAGCCCGAGTGGGGTAGCATAGACTGAACCCATATAgataaatgatttttaaaaaaaactattagATAAATGATAAGCATAAGATTGATGAACATAACCGAAATATTGGATCAAGTgaatattgatttatttaaaatgaaaatgaaaatgacaATGAAACTTCGTCACAGTATCCAAATCAACGATAGGAAAAGAATTGTCAGAGCACAACTTCATTTACTTCTCGAAACTATAAATTCCATAACGGAAAGCGAAACGGACCATCAAACGGCATTTCTTTTTCTCCTTCAATTCCAAATAATACCCCCCTcttaaattattgatttttaagaaTTAATTTCTTTCAATCAAATAGTTTTCATGTAATATAATATGGGTAACACAAAAGAAGTAACAAAGTTATTAATTTTATCATTTCATAATAAGTAAGTTAAATATTACCTATTGCTTATATATACACATTGATAAAAATGGATATTCCAAATTGggtatttcaaaaatataatttaatttactcaaaaatctTACTTTCTCTTCAAGTAATAGTTATTTGGTATCAAAGGAGATTAGTTTAGGGTAATATACGTGTTTCTAATCAATATATCTTACTTCATCTTCAAGTAATGATTACTTAAAATCGAATCGAGCAGATTAGTCTAGATAATATATATTGGAAAAATAtgatttcttttaaaaaaaaactttttttatcAAGATCCAAGTATGTCcctaatataatatatataggcTCAGTTTGGTTTGAATGATATGATagatagataagtaatataatgtaaataaaaataactaagaaatgatagttaatttagtatttgatttgattgatagattatagtttatttaatttgattgattatattttatataaaaacgataaattatcattttgtctttttaataattaataaaatatgaataatattatttataaagggtaatatagtaattttaattcaataatttgattgatgtaagataaataattaatgatatgaatgatgtaaaataaataattaatatatgaataaataatacgTCGAAAAGAACGTATGATTGGATAAAATAAGTTATATCGAGATTAATAATAATCGTACCAAACAGAGTCATATGCTGTCACCAACCGTGCCCACCTCTGTGCCCACCATGTATAAAATACTCAACATTGTACATGATGGACACAGAGATTGACACGGTTAatggataatatatatatatatatatatatatatgcttaaAAGCACAAAATTTTAGATattaaacaaaaaagaaaaaaaaaatagtattgCAGTCAAGAGTAGCCCCTTTGTGTAACGGCGTTAAATAGGAGTCAAAGTTTTTAacgatatatgtatatattaatgaATGAATAAATGAATTAATAATTTACGCCAAAAACGCGTTAGCTTTCTTCTTCTCCAACCAACCAATGAATTCGTCAGGCTGACTGTGCAATGCATAAAAATAGGTCCCAAAGAATCATCCATTTTCCTTCTGCCTTCCACCTATTCAAAACAAGCTAATCTCCTTTATTTCTATCTAATTGCTCCCACTCCCAATTTCAATTCTTCCTCCGTTGTTTCCTCAGCCGAGGGGCGCCGTTTTTCATCGGTTCCCGCTCtctggtaattttttttttttttttttttttttttttttccaattaaaatctgatttatTCCTCGAAACGTGGATCTGGGAATTCATTTTTCTTTATCGGCTTTCTTGATTTTTAATTCAGGCCTGTGAATGATGATGAATATCACGCATATGAAAATTCGTTGAATATTTGTGTTTTGGTGGGGGTCCGATTTGGTATTTTAGGGTTTCAGATTTGAGTTTGTGGGGGTGCCATAATGTCTTCGGCTGGATTGGTTTCCATTGTCCCGAGTCGCGAGGATAATGTGATTTTTTCGCCTCCCCAATCCCCTCAACTTAGTCCGGAATCTATTTTGATCTATGTTGCTATGTCGGGCTCGATGGTTCCAATGCGGGTCCTGGAGTCGGATTCCATTGAATCGCTGAAGCTTCGGATTCAAAATTGTAAAGGGATATTCACGAGGAACCAAAAATTGGTCTGTCGAGGTAGGGAATTGGCACGGAGCAATTCCCTCATGCGGGATTATGGCGTGAGCAATGGAAATGTTCTGCATTTGGTCCTTCGCCTGTCTGACCTCCAGGTCATTAATGTGAGGACGAGTTGTGGGAAAGAATTCACCTTTCATGTTGAGAAAAGCCGGGATGTTGCTTATGTTAAACGTCAGAtagcaaagaaaaaaaattttgaacataTTGAGGATCAAGATGTCTTGCTTAACGACGAGTTGATTGAGGATCAGACGCTGATAAACCATCTCTCTAAGAATAACTCTGATGCCGTGATTTATTTGCTTGTCCGGAAATCAGCAAAAATCAGGGCTACCCCGGTGGGAAAGAACTTTGAGCTGTCCATTGTAGCACCACAGGTTAATGACCCGAGAAAGTGTGGGGATGATTCGAAGCATGACCGTGATCTTTATGTTCCAACCAAGACCCCCGTTGTGGAGAGAGTACTGGAGCCCGTTATTGTTAACCCAAAGATCCAGCTTTTTCCAAAGATCAGTGATTTGATCAATCGTACCATGAAGGGTCTGGACAGTGGAAAATGTCCAATTAGGTCATCAGAAGGTACTGGAGGAGCATACTTTATGTTGGATTCTTCGGGTACTAAATGTTTATCAGTTTTCAAGCCAGTTGATGAGGAGCCTATGGCTGTGAATAACCCTCGTGGGCTTCCTCCGTCAGAAGATGGTGAAGGATTGAAGAAAGGAACCAGAGTTGGAGAAGGTGCGATCCGGGAGTGTGCTGTCTACTTACTAGATCATCCAATGAGTGGTCGGCGCTCGTTTACTGGAGAGCTTAGGGGCTTTGCCGGAGTTCCTCCTACTGTTTATGTCAAGTGCCTTCACAGTGGTTTTAATCATCCTGATGGGGTTTCTGTTAAGACCGGGTCCTTGCAAATGTTCATGGAGAATAGTGGAAGTTGTGAGGATATGGGGCCTAGCTCCTTTCCAGTTCAGGAAGTGCACAAGATAGCAGTGTTGGATATGAGGATGGCCAACGCAGATAGGCATGCTGGAAATATATTGGTGAGTAAAGGTGAAGACGGCCAAACCATGCTAATCCCAATTGATCATGGCTACTGCTTGCCTTATAGTGTAAGTTTTGTATCAATTTTTTCGTTCTTGTTTTTTTCTTAATTAACCATTTTTACTTGTCCGCATAGAATTTGTACGTTACTCTATCATTTTGTGTGCAATGTCATCTAGTACCAGAAATGCCCTCCCAAAACTTATAAAATTCCTAtcgaaattttaattttcgcaCTAGATAGGCAGCTTCAATGCATGCTCGTTATAAGGAAAATTTatgattaagaaaaataaactATATTCATCTAGGATCTCCTTGCTCACATGACCATGCTGCTCACAAGTGTATGATGGCTAACTCGAAATGGGTTGCAATAACCACAGTTGTTTTCTGTTACAAATAAATTAGAGGTCCAGACGATACATTTGCGACAATACAGAATATGTACCATTTCTCGCTCAGTCCTTCCCCCTGGCCTCTCACTGTTCCTGCGTGTCAATGTCATGTTGAataatttttaaacttaaatATATTGTCAAAAATTATCCATGAGTATCTTCTTGGTCAAATTATTCTTGTACATAATATAGCCATAAATATGTTTTGTAGCGTTTGGCATTCTTTTGTTTTGATACATGAAGAAAGATGCAATTTTTTTACTGATAGTCTTCCAGCTTCATCCAATCTAATCACTTTCCAACCGTATTGTTCTTCCGGTCCTTGTAGTTTGAAGATTGCACATTTGACTGGCTGTACTGGCCCCAAGCTCGCCAGCCTTTCAGTGCTGAGACCCTAGAGTACATACAATCACTGGATGCGGAAAACGACATCGCCTTGCTCAAATTCTATGGTTGGGAGCTCCCGCTTGAATGTGCTCGCGTGCTACGTATATCAACCATGCTTCTGAAGAAAGGCACAGAGAATGGCCTGACTCCATTTGCCATAGGAAGCATGATGTGCAGAAAAACCGTGAGGAAAGAGTCCGTCATCGAGGAGATCATCCAAGAAGCTTGGGACTCCGTGATCCCAGGCTGTAGTGAAGCTGCATTCCTTGATTCGGTGTCCTCTATTGTGGATAGCCGTCTGGAGGAGATGGTCTAACAATTTACCAGGTTCTGCTTTTAAAAATCAGTACATAGATGTGTATGATATCTACATATGCACATACAGTTGGTTGTGAATGCCCGTAGTTTAATTGTCGAGTCGCAAAGATAATTTCTATCTGATCATCTATCTTCTATTTGTTCAGCATTAACTGGAAATGACTTGTAGAGCTCTGTCAATTTCTGATTCTCATTTGTTTTTTCTTTGCGAGTCCTGTTCTGCAGTGTGCAAAAAGACAATTATGTCACAATGAAATTGAtgaattttagatttgaagtgtattttttctttttctttttctttttctttttctttttctttttctttttctttttatgtctaacaaaaaataaaataaaataaaatcatggaATTTTCGAAACCAGAAAGTATTAAGTGAAATTCCTCCGGTTGCTGTTAGTTGATTTTGATAAAGAGCACAACGTTGTAGGGGAAATAACACAGTCGACTCTAGGGATGTATATGAACCAAGAAGAACCAAACAATATCAAGTTCAAGAGCTCATTTAAGGTTTATATGGGAGCTCGAGCTCAATTCAAGCTTTTGTCATGAGgtctcattttgaaattatcAAGTTCGTGAATAGCTCGAGCTCAGTTCGTTAAGAGCTTGTTTGTCGTGTTTAATGAACTTGGCTCGAGCTCAACTCATCTTCGAGCTAGAGTTTAAAGCTTGATTCAAGCTTGTTAAGCAAGGATAAAATTCGAGTTCAAACTTATTTTTGAACTCGTTGTTTCGGAAAAAGGTATCTTACAGAAATCCTAATATTCTTGCAAAATTTATAGAGGTTAAATTACCACATAATCATTCATTATATATTATTCTTGTATATCTTAGATTCAATTGCTATTTCATAGGGCTGCCTCAAAATTCCGATCCATCATACTCATGTCTCGAAAAAAATCTCGACCCAACGTTTTCTCGATCTAAATTATCGGGATTTCACGTCCTGATTAATATCGAAAGAGGGTTCGGTAATAAAATATCTTCCCAACGGGATTCTCGATCCGATctgaattaatattattaataattttataacaTATTGGGCTACATGTTACTGGGCTTTCGTCCATACATAAATTAATCGTGTGTTTATTTCACATAATAATTTATTGTTGAAATGATCATATATTACAATCACAAAATTACATTTTATTCTTGtgtagatttttttaaaaaataactattTAATTATAACAAATATACAAAATAAGATATGCAATTTGCATTTCATCTAGTTAACAAAATTTATCTCATACTTTGTATTCAGAATATTTTCTCAATAATTATTCGGTGCACAATTAATGTTCTTGACAAAAATGTGaaaatacataaattttttatttgaaattagaTTTTACATGAACACATTGTGTGACGAATTTGTTTAatctgcatataacacttggagTTTTAAGATCATCAAATTTAATaacgaatatatatataatgatattGTTATTCATTTATATATTTCTGGTTgaatgttttgtttttattgggTGTAATAATTGTATGTGCTGGGTAGAGTGATTGAATAATGACGCTTTGGGTGACCTTTTGGTAAGTTCTAGTGCATCAAGCTGTTGACATTGTGCTGTTTGATCTGGTTGGCTAAGTGGATCGTAAAAAAAGGACACTAAATCTTAACGGATAATACTGTCTTTGCTGGGGACAAGGCCGATGATAAGGAAAGGATAAGACTGATCTCTAAAGGATATGAGACGGCACCAGCTGTAAGGTTCACCCTTCTCTGGACTCATGAGCTTAACAACCCGACCCCTCTGCGCTACTATAAgtataagaaaataaagttgCACATTGGTAAAAAGCTACAGCTTTTGGCCTAGTGGTAAGAGCTTGATCCCAACAACTAGTATCAGAGCACATGTCATGGATTCGATTTTCATTTATTGCAATGAGTGCAATTAGTAAGAGGGAGATAGTTGATGTGCAATAATTATCTCTGCTGGATAGAGTGATTGAACCATGACGTTTAAGCCGTCGTGCGGTTTAAAAGATCGTtttgcggtttaaaagatttgatttgCATCATTACCAACAgttatagcttttggtaaagcaGCAAGCGCTCGATCCTACATTTTTTCTTTTGAAATATAAGTTTCTGAGATTCCGTTTGAACACGtgctttcaaaaaattttaaatatttcatcaGTGAAAGAACttaaagtatgtgtttggacaatttttttgtataatgctctgaaaaatattttcaaaaagtgttctccaagtatagtttttaaagaaCAAATGAGATATTTTTAGAATGGAAGACAATGATGAAAATTAAAACATTATCTTTGAAATGTAAAAATCTTTTTAACAGAATAGTTgtttaaacatatatttatttttaaaacaacttttaaaatattttataattttttaaaaaatatttatataaaagtattttataattattcGTCTATACGTAGCAcaagttgttttttttaaagaatttatttaaaaaatagaaacaattattttcaaattttctaaataaaattttgaagcaTTATCcctaatattttaatattatattatatatttctaGTTGAATGTTTCTTTTTCTTTAGGCATATGAGtttctaaataatatttttcaaaaaattaaacatttttttttggttttttgaacatgaaaaaaaaaatatttggataTCTCTCTCTATCAAGTAGGATCCCCGAATGTAGCGATCCGACCTAGACCACCTATTAATTACTTGTCTAGCATGTTAAACAACTAAAACTTAATCAGAAAGTAACTTGCGATAATGTAATCAATACCAATGGGCAGTATACACCCGACACCAACTGAAAAGTCATATATCAGTTATACAATCATATTGAACTGTatctaaaactaaaataacaacTGAAAGAGGAAATGTGCAAACTTCCACTTGAGGTCACTGGCTCCACCACTAAACATGTCTCGAGCCTTCTGCCTGGTCCAACTTGAGACATGTCCCATTGAACGTGGTATCCTACATAATACTAAGAACATGAGCGGATAATGTCCACTACgtaaagtatgagtatacaaacagATATGTGCATACACAATGATGTGACTGTGAATACTAGGTCAACTAGATCAATCCTGCTCAAATTAGGCGTCATGAACGAGTAGTACCATCTGGGGTCAAATATCCTGAAATTCTCACAATCGACTAGATCACGGTAGCATCAGTATTCGTCATTATGGTGAATGGGTGTCAATTCAGGTGGGTTCGAGGCTGGTTgacgaaaatatttttaaaaaatttctcaacccgaacccgaaccaaCCCGAAAATGACCAACCCGAACACGAACCCGACTAACCCGATTAACCCGAATCAACccgaatttattttttatttttttacaaaataattaaataaaaattcaaaacacacaataataatagtaatatttaatttaatcacataataacaaaatctaagttTATatgtaatttaaatttgaaagtctaGTTGTAGAAATTTTAAAGTATAATTactacaaaaaataataaaattatttttaaaagtaaaataataaaaaataaatattaaatgacgaaaatctattatatcaatatacactaaatttttttgaaacatGCAATGTATAAAAATGTAGTAAAtctttcttaattttatataaaaataaaaaaaaatttaaaatcaccgaaaatttaaaatcattcaTAAATcatcgaaaattaaaatttagtgtaCCAAGACAAAACTTTGTAAAGTTGatggaccaaaacaaaaaatggACAAATtaatagataaaaaaaatacttttcctatttatttattatgtttaCTTTTGAAAGATGTTTCGGCATAATATATACAAGTTTATTAAAAATTGCAATCGGCTTAATAGTGCAAGTTCATATTATTTTAatgtgtttaaattttttttaatgaattatTTGGTATATTTATGttgaattttattgattatgttagttttttaaatttttttttttttgatatagtaatttataaatttacttAACATGCATATGGCTTAGTGGCGtaaatttttgggaaaaaaattaGTTGGTGTATTTCTAGTAATTAAATTATTGTATTTATAGTGTTTTACAGAACATTTCATTATCATAACAAGTTAAATTCAAAAATGCAATTGTGGCTAAGTTGAGTAAATTCATATTCCACTCAACAAAGTTCGAGCTCACGAGCCATATAAATGAGTATATTCATGAATATTTAGATGA comes from Henckelia pumila isolate YLH828 chromosome 4, ASM3356847v2, whole genome shotgun sequence and encodes:
- the LOC140894564 gene encoding phosphatidylinositol 4-kinase gamma 4: MSSAGLVSIVPSREDNVIFSPPQSPQLSPESILIYVAMSGSMVPMRVLESDSIESLKLRIQNCKGIFTRNQKLVCRGRELARSNSLMRDYGVSNGNVLHLVLRLSDLQVINVRTSCGKEFTFHVEKSRDVAYVKRQIAKKKNFEHIEDQDVLLNDELIEDQTLINHLSKNNSDAVIYLLVRKSAKIRATPVGKNFELSIVAPQVNDPRKCGDDSKHDRDLYVPTKTPVVERVLEPVIVNPKIQLFPKISDLINRTMKGLDSGKCPIRSSEGTGGAYFMLDSSGTKCLSVFKPVDEEPMAVNNPRGLPPSEDGEGLKKGTRVGEGAIRECAVYLLDHPMSGRRSFTGELRGFAGVPPTVYVKCLHSGFNHPDGVSVKTGSLQMFMENSGSCEDMGPSSFPVQEVHKIAVLDMRMANADRHAGNILVSKGEDGQTMLIPIDHGYCLPYSFEDCTFDWLYWPQARQPFSAETLEYIQSLDAENDIALLKFYGWELPLECARVLRISTMLLKKGTENGLTPFAIGSMMCRKTVRKESVIEEIIQEAWDSVIPGCSEAAFLDSVSSIVDSRLEEMV